The Paenibacillus sp. RC334 nucleotide sequence TAATGCAGCCGTAATGGGGCGTCCAACGACGATGTAGCTGCTACCTTGGGCGATGGCTTGCCCAGGTGTCACTACACGTGACTGGTCGCCTGTAGCGCTGCCTGCCGGACGTATGCCAGGGGTAATCGTCTTGAAGTCCGCCCCGCATACAGCGCGGATCGCAGGCACTTCCAACGGGGATGCCACTACTCCGTCCAATCCTGCCTCACGGGTCAGTTGTGCGTATCGAACGACCACATCCTGTACTGTACCGGGAATGCCTATCTCCTTATTCATGGTTGTCTGGTCCATACTGGTCAACTGTGTAACTGCTATAATGAGCGGCATAGCAAGTGAACTGTCTGCCAAAACAGCGGCTTCGGCCCCAGCCTTGGCGGCTGCCATCATATTTCGCCCTCCGGCAGCATGTACGTTGAACATATCCACACCCAGGCGGGTGATGCTCTCCGCACCTCCCCGTACGGTGTTGGGGATATCATGCATTTTCAAATCCAGAAATACGGAGTATCCTCTCGACTTTAGCTGCTCTACAAAAGCTGGCCCTGCGCTATAAAACAGCTGCATGCCTACTTTTATATAACAGGGAATACCCTCCAGCTGTTGAATGAGCCGCTCCGCCTGCTGCGCATCCGGATAATCTAACGCGACCATCAGCCGTCCTGCCATCTGCTGAAATGCTTCGTT carries:
- the pyrF gene encoding orotidine-5'-phosphate decarboxylase, translating into MNEAFQQMAGRLMVALDYPDAQQAERLIQQLEGIPCYIKVGMQLFYSAGPAFVEQLKSRGYSVFLDLKMHDIPNTVRGGAESITRLGVDMFNVHAAGGRNMMAAAKAGAEAAVLADSSLAMPLIIAVTQLTSMDQTTMNKEIGIPGTVQDVVVRYAQLTREAGLDGVVASPLEVPAIRAVCGADFKTITPGIRPAGSATGDQSRVVTPGQAIAQGSSYIVVGRPITAALDPRAAAEHIIEEMNQV